From the Chitinophaga lutea genome, the window TATCGTCATACCGGCAAAAGAGATCCTGAATATCAGTATTGCCTATGTAAATATGGATGACTATTTACAATCCGGGCTTGAACAAATACCAGACAGCCACCACATTACTCCTGTTGAGGAAACGCTTGCCCCTGCCTGACACAAAAAATAAACAGCTATTACAAATATAAAAATACCACTATATTTGTATTTCTAAAATCCATACAATTATGCCTTCCAGCCAGGAATTGCTGTTTATTCTGATTATTGCAGGCGCCGTAGTGCTCGTTATCTGGACGTTGAAAGACACCCTGAAAAAAAACGGCAAATCAGCAGACCCCGCCAAAGGGGATACCGCCGCCAAAGCCGGCCGGCAGGAAGTGGTGCTGCCCCTGCAGCTGCAGGCCTACGAAAGGCTGGTATTGTTCGTGGAAAGAATCAACCCGCAAAGCCTGATCAGCCGTGTCAACCAGCCGGGCTTTTCCGTGCTCGACATGCAGATCGGCATGGTATCGAATATCAAATCGGAATATGACCATAACGTTTCCCAGCAGATCTATGTAACACCCGCTGCCTGGGAAGCCGTAAAAACAGTGAAGGAACAAACCATCTCCATCATCAACCAGATAGCGCTGAAACT encodes:
- a CDS encoding DUF7935 family protein, encoding MPSSQELLFILIIAGAVVLVIWTLKDTLKKNGKSADPAKGDTAAKAGRQEVVLPLQLQAYERLVLFVERINPQSLISRVNQPGFSVLDMQIGMVSNIKSEYDHNVSQQIYVTPAAWEAVKTVKEQTISIINQIALKLPPDAPSIELNKQILELFMHQRESPADIAAEIINAEARKLMREQ